The stretch of DNA TAGCTAAGGAGGTATCCCTAAGTGGTATCTCGGTAAATGGAGTCAGTCCTGGTTTTATACAGACGAAGATGAATGCACATTTATCAGCGGAAGAAGTTCATTCCATTATTGATGAAATACCTCTTAACCGTGCTGGTTTACCTGAAGAAGTGGCAAATACGGTACACTTTTTGATGAGTGATCAATCTAGCTACATTCGTGGTGAAATTATAGAAGTTAATGGAGCATGGTAAAAATATACTTTTTTATGAATATTTTCGGTTGAAACCTCAAATAATAAGTTTGATTCTACGAATATGAGGAGGAAATCGAAATGTCTGTTTTAGATAATTTTGACTCATGGAAAGGTTTTTTAGCTGATCGACTTGAACAAGCTCAAGCTAATGGAGTAGATCAGAAAACAATTTCTGGATTAGCAGCTGAAGTAGGAGATTATCTTGCACAAAGCGTTAATGCTCAAAATCCGGAAGAAGAAGTATTAAAGGAATTGTGGAATGCAGCTTCTGAAGAAGAACAGCAAGCACTTGCAAATACAATGATCAAACTTGTTCAGAAAAAATAATTATGATGAATAATTAGAGGAAAAGTTGTATAGTTGTAACTGTACAACTTTTTCTTTTTATTAAAGATGAATCGCAATTTTATAATAATATATCCTTCTTTGTAATCTGAATTTTCTTTTTATATTTATTACAGTAGTGCGGAGTTATCTTGGTTAATTTCGACAGGATTTTTATGAAATTTCATCTAGTTGTTTTGAAAAATAGTAAAAAATGTTATATTCTAATAGAAAATTTTACATAAATTCGTTATGATAATACATAGTACAGAATATAGCTATAATATAAAGGGGTTCATTATGGAAAAAGTAGAGTGGTATTTAGAATATGAAAACCTTAAAAATCGTCCAGGGTTACTTGGAGAAATAGCTTCTTTGCTTGGAATGCTTTCCATTAATATAATTACAATCAATGGTGTAGAAAATTCACGAAGAGGTATGCTGTTGTTGTCGAAATATGATGAAAATATTATGAGATTAAAGTCTATACTAAGTACGATGGGTGCAATTAAAGTTCATAAAATTAGAAAACCTAAACTCCGCGATAAAATGGCAGTTCGTCATGGAAAATACATTCATACGGATAGCGATGATCGAAAGACGATTCGATTTGTCAGAGAAGAGCTAGGTTTACTTGTTGATTTTATGGCTGAGTTATATAAAGTTGAAGGTCATAAACTGATTGGAATACGAGGTATGCCACGTGTAGGAAAGACGGAATCAATTGTTGCAGCTAGTGTTAGTGCTAATAAACGTTGGTTATTTGTTTCAAGTACGATGATTAAACAAACTGTTCGCAAAAGTTTAATTGAAGGTGAATACAATCCTGATAATATTTATATTATAGATGGAGTAGTCTCAAAAAGGAAGGCTAATGAACAACATTGGCAATTAATTCGTGAAATAATGCAACTTCCAACTATTAAAGTAGTTGAGCATCCGGACATATTCGTGCAATCTACGGAATATAGTATGGATGATTTTGATTATATCATCGAATTACGCACGGATGAAAATGAAGAGATTACATATGAAACAGTAGAAAAGCAAGATTTTCATCAGCAGGACGGGTTTTCTATGTTTTAATATTTTTTGACTATGGAAGGTGTTTTATATGGATGTTGGTGCGAAATTAAAAGAAGCACGTTTATCTAGCGGAATTTCACTAGATAGTTTACAGGAAACAACAAAGATTCAGAAAAGATATTTAGTAGCAATTGAAGAAGGAAATCTTCATATTTTGCCTGGTAAGTTTTATGCAAGAGCTTTTATAAAAGAATACGCAACTGCTGTTGGATTGGATCCGAATGAACTTCTCGAAGAACATAGAGAGGAGTTGCCTAGTACGGAAGAGGAGAATGTTCAATATACACGAATTCAGCGCACTAGAAGAGAAAATAATAGTAATGATAAAGGTTCACGCATTTCTTCCGTTATTCCTTCAATTATTGTCGTTCTATTAGTAATAGGTATAATTATTGTTGCGTGGTTGTTTATTCGTGCTAATTCTTCCTCGGATGCTACAGATTCATCTGAAGAGCCGCAAGAAAACAATGTAATTATTGAAGAAGGAACTAATGATTCTGAAAATAATACAGATGAATCAGCTGGAGATGAAGAAGAGAACAATGAAGAAAATGATGGTACTTCTGAAGGAAGTGAAGACAATGAATCTGAAGAGGATTCATCGGAAGATTTATCTGTTGAGGTAATTGAAGAAGGAACTGGGAGTTCCCCTAATTCAGTTATTGGTGTAAGCAATTACGGTGATGAACTTACTGTTTCTGTTGATGTTACAGCAGATGATATGGAGTCATGGTTAGGGGTAACAAGCGGAAATGGTGAATCACTTTATAACAGTATCTTTAATGCAGAGGCAGCTCCTCAAGAGTGGGATGCTACAGATTATGAATCAATTTCATTTAATGTAGGTAATACACCAGCTGTAGTCATTTCTATTAATGGTACTGAAATTGAATATCCAGTAGACACTTCTACTGCACATCAAAAAATAGAAATCCAATTTAATTAAACTTTGACCCTCCTATTTTTTGTGGGAGGGTTATATTTATTACTCAAAAGACGGAGGCAGACAGAATGAATTTACCAAATAAGTTAACATTTTCCAGAATATTAATGATCCCGATTTTTATTTTATTATTATCCATTCCTTTTCCTTGGGGAGCTTGGGATATCGGTAATAGTGAATTACCAGTCGCTCATTTTCTAGCCGCATTGATCTTTATTATTGCAGCTGCTACTGATTGGGTTGATGGTTATTATGCTAGAAAGTATCAATTAGTTACAAATTTAGGAAAGTTTATGGACCCGCTTGCAGATAAGTTACTAGTATCTGCTGCATTAATACTATTAGTGGAAATGGAAATTGCCCCAGCTTGGATAGTCATCATTATTATAAGCAGAGAATTAGCTGTTACAGGTTTAAGACTAGTAGCTGCAGGAGAAGGAATCGTACTTGCAGCAGGAAGTATGGGCAAATTAAAAACTGCAACTCAAATGATTTCTATTGCGGTATTATTACTACATAATTTTCCGTTTTCCTATATTGATTTTCCATTCGGTATAATCATGCTATATATAGCATTAATTTTCACAATTATTTCTGGAGTGGATTATTTTATTAAAAACTGGCATGTGATGAGGGATTCAAAATAATGAAAAATTATCAAGCTGAAATAGTAGCGGTTGGTACGGAATTGTTATTAGGCCAAATTGCGAATACAAATGCACAATGGTTATCCGAAAAATTAGCAACATATGGAATTAATATGTACAATCACACAGTAGTAGGCGATAATTTAGAACGTGTTGAGCAGGCTTTTCAGCTTGCTCAATCACGTTCTAATATTATCATTGTGACAGGTGGTCTTGGACCGACTGCGGACGATCTTACTCGTGAAGGTTTTCAACAGATGACAGGATTACCGCTGGTTGAAGATAAGGAAAGCATGGAAAAAATAGAGGGATTTTTTCAAAATCGTGGACGAACAATGACCCCGAATAACAGAAAACAGGCACGTGTATTTGAAGGTTCTACAGTACTGAACAATAAAGCAGGTATGGCACCTGGAATGTATGTTCATTATCAATCTTGTCATTGGTTCTTTTTACCGGGAGTACCTCGTGAAATGAAACATATTTCGCAAGAGGAACTCTTTCCATTTTTAGAAAAAGTAACCGGGAAACAACGAATTATACAATCCGTCGTACTAAAATTTATTGGTATTGGTGAATCAACATTAGAACATACATTATCAGACTTAATTGAAAAGCAAACAAATCCAACGATTGCGCCACTTGCACAAGATCAAGCCGTTGTTATTCGTCTAACAGCAAGAGGTGAAACAAAACAAGAAGCGGAAGCGATGTTAGAACAAACTAAAAAGCTTATTTTAGCAAGAGTTGGAGAGCATTACTTTGGTGAGAATGAGGAGTCAATAGAGGATATTGTTGTGCAACAACTCCAAGATTTAGGTTATTCAATAAGCGCAGCAGAGAGTATTACAGGAGGAATGTTTTCTCAAAGACTGGTGTCTGTAACTGGAGCATCGAATGTATTTGCGGGGAGTTTTATAACATACCAGTCTCGTATAAAGGAAGAGGTATTAGAAGTTCCGAGTGAAATCATACATTCACAAGGTGTGGTTAGCCGTGCATGTTCAGATGCAATGGCATCAAATGTTACGAGAAAAATACAAACAAATTTAGGTATTTCATTTACAGGAATAGCTGGACCGGATGAACAAGAAGGGAAACCAGTCGGAACAGTCTATATTTCAATCGCTGATGGTGATGAAGTGGTTGTCTCAAAACAATTTAACTTTACTGGAAATAGAAATCATATACGGGATAGAGCTTGTTTAAAAGGATTTGAACTAATATATCAATATTTAAAAAGTAAAAGCTAGGAGTCTTAATACAAGGATTTTTCTATTTATAAAACTATTTTTATAGTATTTTTCTAAATTTGACTATAAGTAGATTGTTAAAAAATAAGAACATCCATTCGTTTTTTTCTTGTTAAATAGATAAAAACATTGTATGATAGATACAGATATGTGAAGGAGGTAGTTTCTTTGAGTGATAGAAAACAAGCATTAGATATGGCTTTAAGACAAATAGAGAAGCAATTTGGTAAAGGTTCCATTATGAAAATGGGGGAGAATGAAATCCCGAAAATCGCTACTATCCCAAGTGGATCATTAGCATTAGATGTTGCCTTAGGTATAGGCGGGTATCCTCGTGGTCGTGTAGTTGAAATATATGGTCCAGAGTCCTCAGGTAAAACAACCGTAGCACTTCACGCAATTGCGGAAGCACAAAAGCAAGGAGGACAAGCTGCGTTTATCGATGCAGAGCATGCGCTTGACCCAGTATATGCGAAAGCTTTAGGTGTAAATATTGATGAATTACTGTTATCTCAACCAGATACAGGTGAACAAGCATTAGAAATTGCAGAGGCCCTTGTTCGAAGCGGTGCTGTAGATATTATCGTAGTTGACTCTGTAGCTGCGCTTGTGCCAAAAGCTGAAATTGAAGGTGAAATGGGAGATTCTCATGTTGGGCTACAAGCACGTTTAATGTCACAAGCATTACGTAAATTATCTGGTGCAATAAATAAGTCGAAAACAACGGCAATATTTATTAACCAAATCCGTGAAAAAGTCGGAGTTATGTTCGGAAATCCAGAGACAACTCCTGGTGGACGAGCATTAAAATTCTATTCCTCTGTACGTTTAGAAGTAAGAAGAGCGGAAACATTAAAGCTAGGTAATGATGCAGTCGGAAATAAAGCGCGAATTAAAGTTGTAAAAAATAAAGTTGCTCCACCGTTTAAACAAGCTGAAGTAGATATTATGTATGGAAAAGGTATTTCTAAAGAAGGTGAAGTATTAGATATTGGTTCCGATCTAGATATTGTTATGAAAAGTGGTGCATGGTATTCCTATAACAATGATCGTCTAGGACAGGGCAGAGAAAATGCGAAACAATATCTAAAAGAACATGAAGAAGTATTAACAGAAATCCATCAGTCTATTCGTCAGCATTATGAATTAGACAAGGTGGATGAAGATAAGACGGAAGAAGAAGCTTCTCAAGAGAGTCTTGATTTAAAATAGTCTAGCTTGTACAAAACTCTAAGGTCAAAAGCAATATGACCTTAGGGTTTTTTTATTTTAGTCGATCTCAATATTCAGAAGAGCTCGCCAACATGGATATTATTTCCGGGGATTCCTTGACATTCAACCAATTGAGAATTAATATTAGAAGTGTATAATTTTATAATTTCCATTATGAAATTAATATTTGATGCATTTAGAAAATGTTACATGCCGACACATATGAAATGTATAATTTTATAGGCAATAGGAGGTGAAATCATGGACATCGTTATCGTCGTCATCTCCATTTTGCTTGCTCTGATCGTCGGTATTGTTGTTGGTTATCTGGTACGCAGATCTATTGCAGAAGCAAAGATCTCTAGTGCGGAGAGACTTGCAAAGCAAATTGTCGAAGAAGCACACAGAAATGCAGATGCCGCCAAGAAAGAAGCGCTTCTTGAAGCAAAAGATGAAACTCATAAATTCCGTCAACAAGCGGAAGATGAAATAAGAGAGCGCCGCATGGAAGCTCAGAAGCAAGAAAATCGTCTGATGCAAAAAGAAGAGAATCTGGACCGAAAAAGTGAAACCTTAGACAAACGTGAGTCGAGTTTAGAGAGTAAAGAACAATCTCTAACCGAACAACAACAACAAATTGAAGAAATGAAAAGCAAAGTGGAAGCTATGAAAGACGAGCAGCAAGCTGAGCTTGAGCGCATTTCAGGATATACATCTGAACAGGCGAAACAGATTATTTTAGAGCGTATCGAAAAAGAGGTACAGCATGAATCAGCAGTGTTGATTAAAGAGTCTGAAACACGTGCAAAAGAGGAAGCTGATAAAAAAGCCAAAAACATTTTATCCCTTGCCTTACAGCGTTGTGCTGCAGACCATGTTGCTGAGACAACGGTTTCTGTTGTTAATTTGCCGAATGATGAAATGAAAGGTCGTATCATTGGTCGTGAAGGTAGAAACATAAGAACTCTAGAAACCTTAACTGGAATTGATTTAATTATAGATGACACTCCAGAAGCAGTTATACTCTCTGGTTTCGATCCAATTCGACGTGAAATTGCACGTATGGCATTAGAAAAGCTCGTGCAAGATGGAAGAATACACCCTGCACGTATCGAAGAAATGGTTGAGAAATCTAGACGCGAAGTAGACGAATATATTCGAGAAGTAGGCGAGGAAACTACTTTCGAAGTTGGAGTTCACGGATTACATCCGGATCTAGTGAAAATCTTAGGTCGTCTAAAATATCGTACAAGCTATGGTCAGAACGGACTGAAACACTCGGCAGAAGTTGCTTACTTGTCAGGACTGTTAGCGGCTGAACTTGGAGAAGATGTGACACTAGCTAGAAGAGCTGGTCTACTGCATGATATCGGGAAAGCTATCGACCATGAAGTAGAAGGAAGTCATGTTGAAATAGGTAAAGAGCTAGCGATGAAGTATAAAGAACACGAAGTCGTGATTAATTCAATTGCTTCCCACCATGGAGATGAAGAAGCAACATCTATTATTGCAGTATTGGTTGCTGCTGCGGACGCATTATCTGCAGCGAGACCTGGTGCTAGAAGTGAAACGCTGGAAAATTACATTAAACGACTAGAGAAACTAGAAGAAATCTCAGAATCCTTTGATGGCGTTGAAAAATCATTTGCTATTCAAGCGGGTAGAGAAATTCGTATCATGGTTAGACCTGATGAAATAGATGATATTGAATCTATAAGCATCGCACGTGATATCCGCAAGCGAATTGAAGGCGAACTTGACTATCCTGGACATATAAAAGTTACTGTAATAAGGGAAACAAGAGCAGTTGAATACGCGAAATAAGTACAGTGGCTGATATATTATACGTCGCTGTAAGAAAAAATCCGGTTATCTAATTGATAACCGGATTTTTTAGCATTATCGGTTTGACTATGTATCTCTTATTGCTTATGATGGATCAGCTTATTGCGTACATATAGCTTCTTTTATATTGAATAATACTACTCGCTTATGATCAACTAGTTTTTGACAATCGCTGTTAGGTGTGAAAAACTAAATATATATAATGTAGATAGGATGATTTTTAGAATGAAAATTTTATTTATAGGTGATGTTGTTGGATCACCTGGTAGAGATATGTTATTTGAGTATCTACCTAAACTAAAAGATAAATATAAGCCTCACATGACAATTATAAATGGGGAGAACGCAGCAGCCGGTAAGGGAATTACAGAAAAGATTTACAAACAATTTCTTGAGGCTGGTGCTCAGGTTATCACGATGGGAAATCATACGTGGGATAAGAAAGAAATCTTTGAGTTCATCGATAGTGCTCATAATATGATTCGTCCAGCAAATTTCCCGGATAATAATCCTGGTAAAGGAATTATTTACTCTAATTTTAACGGTAAAGAAATAGCGGTAATTAATTTACAGGGAAGAACGTTTCTACCGCCTGTAGATGATCCATTCCGTAAAGCCGATGAACTTATTGATGAAGCGAAGTTGCGAACAAATATTATTTTCGTTGATTTTCATGGAGAAGCAACGAGTGAAAAACAAGCAATGGCTTGGTATTTAGATGGTAGAGTATCAGCAGTTGTAGGGACACATACGCATACACAAACTGCCGATGAACGAATATTACCAGATGGTACAGCATATATATCTGATGTGGGGATGACAGGCCCGTACGATGGTATATTAGGTGTAGAAAGAGAAACGATAATGAAACGATTCTTAACATCTCTTCCTGTACGTTTTGAAATTGATAAAACGGGAAGAACACAATTAAATGGAGTAATTATTACCATCGATGATACATCGGGCCGAGCGAAAAACATCGAGCGGATTATGATTAACGAGGACCATCCATTCTTCTCGTAATAATGATTTGTTGCTCCTAAAGGGAATATGCTAACATCTCCAAGAATATAGTAGCAGTATAATTACAATAGTGCATGAGGAGGTACTAGTAATGGAAGTTTTAAAAGTTTCAGCTAAATCGAACCCAAATTCAGTAGCAGGAGCCTTGGCAAATGTACTAAGAGAACGTGGTACAGCAGAAATACAAGCTATAGGTGCCGGGGCACTAAATCAATCAGTTAAAGCAGTAGCAATCGCGCGTGGTTTTGTTGCTCCTAGTGGTGTCGATTTAATTTGTATTCCCGCATTTACGGACATCTTAATTGACAACGAAGAACGGACAGCGATTAAACTAATCGTTGAACCTCGATAACATCGGAAAAACCTTCCTTATAAGGAAGGTTTTTGTTTGTGTATAGGCTTACAATATTGTACTATTTGGAAAGAAGCTTTATACTATAGTATTGTACATATGTAACTATGATTCGAATGAAGAAAGGGGATACCTGATGAACGAACAGCAACGCAAACAGCAGTCCCAGATTCGTACAGAACAAGCAAATGTAGATAGAATTAAAAATACGTCAAGTGAAGATATGATTGCTAAGTATTTCCAACAAGAGTATGAGCCGCAATCGCCTGATATAAAACAAGCTAGAAAGCGTAAAAGAGAAGATGTTCAATTTCATTATGACTTCTCAATCCCAGAGGATATGGAGAAAATCGGGCACGGGAAGAAATTTTTAATTCGTACTTACGGTTGTCAAATGAACGAGCATGATACCGAAGTAATGGCAGGAATTCTATCTGAGATGGGATATGAATCGACTACTGTTACAGAAGAAGCTGATATAATTCTGTTAAACACTTGTGCAATCCGTGAAAATGCAGAAAATAAAGTGTTTGGTGAGATTGGTCATTTAAAACCTTTGAAATTAGAAAATCCAGATCTCATCATTGGGGTTTGTGGTTGTATGTCACAGGAAGAATCAGTAGTAGATCGAATATTACAGAAACATCAACATATCGATTTGATTTTTGGAACACATAATATTCATCGCCTACCACACCTTGTGAAAGAAGCATTGTTTGGAAAAGAAATGATTGTAGAGGTATGGTCTAAAGAAGGCGATATTATTGAAAATTTACCAAAAGCTCGTAAAGGCAAAATTAAAGCTTGGGTCAATATTATGTATGGATGTGATAAATTCTGTACGTACTGTATAGTTCCAATGACCCGCGGGAAAGAAAGAAGTCGTCGACCTAAAGACATTATTCAAGAAGTCCGTCATTTAGTTGCTCAAGGTTACCAAGAAGTAACTCTCCTCGGCCAAAATGTAAATGCCTACGGGAAAGATTTTGAAGATATCGAATATGGCCTAGGGGACTTAATGAATGATATTCATAAAATTGATATCCCGCGTGTTCGATTTACAACATCACATCCTAGAGACTTTGATGATCGATTAATTGAAGTATTAGCTCAGGGAGGCAACTTACTAGATCATATACACTTGCCTGTTCAGTCAGGAAGTAGTGAAATCTTGAAAAAGATGAATCGTAAATATACAAGAGAAGAATATTTAGAGTTGGTTCGAAAAATACGTATTGCAATGCCAAATGCAACGTTAACTACGGATATTATTGTAGGATTCCCGAATGAAACGGAAGAACAATTTGAAGAAACCATGACCTTAGTAGAAGAGGTTGGGTTTGAAGCTGCATATACATTTATATACTCCCCTCGTGAAGGCACACCTGCTGCTCGAAAAAAAGATGATGTGCCTGAGGAAGTAAAAAAACAACGTTTATACCGCTTAAACGAACTAGTTAACAAACAATCTGCGGCATCCATGAAAGATTATGCTGGAAAGAAAGTAAAAGTACTCGTTGAAGGTGAAAGTAAGAAGGATCCTGAAGTATTAGCTGGTTATACTGAAAAAAATAAACTTGTTAATTTCAAGGGACCAAAATCATCAATTGGTAAAATTGTAGAAGTAGAAATAACAGAAACCAAAACATGGTCTTTAAACGGCGTGATGGTTGAAAATACAGTTGAGGTGAACTAGTATGACAGAATATACTCGTAAAGAAGTGTTGGATGAAGCAAAGAAGTTAGCTAATATGTTAGCAAGCACAGAAGAAATTGATCGTTTTAAACAAGTAGAAGCAAAGCTTAACGAAAATAAAAAAGTTCAATCACTCATCCAAAAGATTAAAACATTGCAAAAACAAGCAGTTAATTTTCAAGCATATGAGAAAAGAGAAGCTTTAAAACGTGTAGAAGAGGAAATCGATCGTTTACAAGCTGAAATCGATGATATACCAGTTGTTCAAGAATTTAAGGAAACACAAATTGTCGTTAATGATGTATTGCAGTTAGTGTCAAAAACAATCGCTCGTGAAGTAACGAATGAAGTGATTGAATCTACTGGCGGAGATATTTTAGCAGGAGAGACAGGTTCTAAAGCAAAAAACAAGTCAGGGTGTTCGCATTAAACAGCGTATTCTCTAGAAACCGCACTGTTTTGATAAAGAAATAAAATGATAATCTCTCTTTGGCTAGAAGAGCTTGGGATAGAACAAAATTAAATTCAAAAGAAATTAAATAACGTAACATTGGAATTGTGCATAGGCTTTAAGAGGATGCCTAAGTGTTTTGCTCAAAAAACGCAACAACGATGCTACAGGGTACTGAACATAATTCCAAACATGCTGATTTTTCTTTTGTGTAAATTTTGTTACCCAAGCTTTTTGTATGTCTATATAAATAATTTATAGTGACAATCTTCATATTCATTGTCGTTCGAAAAGATATTCTAATCATTAAAACTCCTTCTTTTTTTCATTATCACGAAATGCTATGCACTTTAGGTATTTGTCTTGCATAAAATGACTATGAAAAAAGAGGAGGTAAAAGTAATCATGACTTTTCTTGATAAAGAATATAGAGAAATCATAACAAAAGCAGTTTGTGGTAAAGGTAGAAAGTTTACCAAAGAATCCCATACCATCTCCCCATCACATCGACCAACTAGTATATTAGGATGCTGGGTCATTAATCATTTATATCATGCAACTAAAAAATCTGAGGATAGTGTAGTTGTAACTGGAAGCTATGATATTAATGTATGGTATTCGTATAACGACAATACGAAAACCGAAGTGGTTACAGAGAGAGTAGAATATAAGGATACAATTCCATTATCGGTGAAGGATGATAATTGTATTAATGATGAGTATGATGTGATTGCAAAAGTACTGCAGCAACCAAATTGCCTTGAATGCAAAATCAGCGGAAAAGGAAGTAATATTACTGTTGAGATTGAACGTGAATTCGTAGTTCAAGTTATTGGGGATACTAGGCTGTTTGTAAAGGTTAGTCCGAAATTGGATCATGATGATGACGATGAAGAAAGTGTTTGGGATCATAATATGACGGATGATGAAGCAGAAAAAGTAAAACCAGACTTTTTTAATCATCGCCATAAGGATTAATCCGAAGACGAGGGTAGAAATTACTCTCGTTTTCTTTTTTCGACAGAATTGGACAAGTATAGGGGCAATTTATGCTATAATGGATGGAAAAAGATACGGTAAGTTGGAGGATTTAACATGGCAAAGCTCACGCCGATGATGGAACAATACATACAAATAAAGAACGAATATAAAGATGCTTTTCTTTTTTATAGACTAGGTGATTTCTATGAACTATTCTATGAGGATGCTACACGTGCAGCACAAGAATTAGAGATTACCTTAACAAAGAGAGCAGGTGGCAAAGGGGACCCTATTCCAATGTGTGGAGTGCCTTATCATTCTGCTGAAAATTATATAAAGACACTTATCGATAGAGGATATAAGGTAGCGATATGTGAACAGGTGGAAGACCCTAAAACAGCTAAGGGAGTTGTTAAAAGGGAAGTAGTTCAAATGATAACACCTGGAACGGTTATGGAAAGTACCATGTTAACTGATGGAGAAAATAACTATATTGGTAGTCTATCTCATTTTCAAGATGGTTCTTATGTCATCGTATATAACGATTTATCTACTGGTGAGAATCGTTTAGCATTTATTAATGATGGATGGGATGCTGTCATTCATGAATTTTATAATCAACCAATCAAGGAGATTGTTATCTCAAGCAATCTTCCAGAAGAACTGCAAATTCAATTAAAAGAACGTTTGAATGTCACCTTGTCTTATCAAGATGAAGTTACCTTTAATGCAGAGTTTCGTGAATTAAGTGAGAACCTAAATGACGAGAGATTGATGAAAGCATTTAGTAGATTATTGAACTATATCCAAACGACACAAAAAAGATCATTACATCATTTGCAAAAAGCAGAAGTGATCGAATTAAAAAAGTATATGAGTCTTGATATGTACTCCAAAAGAAATCTTGAATTAACGGAGACGATCATGAAAAAATCAAAACATGGCAGTCTTCTGTGGGTACTCGATAAAACTGTAACAGCAATGGGAGCAAGGACTTTGAAAAAGTGGTTAGAGCGGCCGTTGTTAAGTAAGCAGAAGATAAATGAACGATTAGAAGTGGTACAAGGTTTTTATGATGGTTTTATGGAGAGAGAGAGTCTTCGTGATTTATTAAAATCCGTATATGATCTGGAACGGCTTTCAGGACGTATTGCATTTGGCAATGTGAATGCCAGGGATTTAATCCAATTAAAACAGTCATTATCACGGATTCCGGCAATACAAGAAACTTTAAGACAATTCGATCAGCCAGAAATTACAAGATTGGCAGAAATGCTCATTTATCCTGAACAGATGGTAGAATCTCTAGAAAAGAGTATTGTAGACGAACCTCCAATTTCTATAAAAGAAGGCTCATTGATCAAGGAAGGATACCATGATCAATTAGATACGTACAGAGATGCTTCTAGAAATGGGAAGAAATGGATAGCCCAATTAGAACATCAAGAACGCGAAGAGACGGGTATACGTTCTTTAAAGGTCGGCTACAATCGGGTGTTTGGCTATTATATAGAAATAACGAAGCCGAATCTTCATTTGTTACCTGAAGGACGTTATGAACGAAGACAAACATTAACGAATGCTGAACGCTTTGTAAATGAAGAACTGAAAGAAAAAGAGAAACTTATTTTAGAAGCGGAAGAAAAAAGTGTGGAACTTG from Oceanobacillus iheyensis HTE831 encodes:
- the mutS gene encoding DNA mismatch repair protein MutS, whose protein sequence is MAKLTPMMEQYIQIKNEYKDAFLFYRLGDFYELFYEDATRAAQELEITLTKRAGGKGDPIPMCGVPYHSAENYIKTLIDRGYKVAICEQVEDPKTAKGVVKREVVQMITPGTVMESTMLTDGENNYIGSLSHFQDGSYVIVYNDLSTGENRLAFINDGWDAVIHEFYNQPIKEIVISSNLPEELQIQLKERLNVTLSYQDEVTFNAEFRELSENLNDERLMKAFSRLLNYIQTTQKRSLHHLQKAEVIELKKYMSLDMYSKRNLELTETIMKKSKHGSLLWVLDKTVTAMGARTLKKWLERPLLSKQKINERLEVVQGFYDGFMERESLRDLLKSVYDLERLSGRIAFGNVNARDLIQLKQSLSRIPAIQETLRQFDQPEITRLAEMLIYPEQMVESLEKSIVDEPPISIKEGSLIKEGYHDQLDTYRDASRNGKKWIAQLEHQEREETGIRSLKVGYNRVFGYYIEITKPNLHLLPEGRYERRQTLTNAERFVNEELKEKEKLILEAEEKSVELEYDLFIQIRDQIKEEIPLIQQLAHIISQMDVLQSFATVSESNNYVRPDFNDEQLQVTKGRHPVVEQVMKDGTFVPNDVVFDKSQNMLLITGPNMSGKSTYMRQVALTSIMGQIGCFIPAEQATLCVFDQIFTRIGAADDLVSGQSTFMVEMLEARHAISNATDRSLILLDEIGRGTSTYDGMALAQAIVEYIHHNIAAKTLFSTHYHELTALEDSLHHLKNIHVRAEEHEGNVVFLHQIKEGAADQSYGIHVAKLADLPNELIERASVILEELEDDSNKKPTPTKDKLESGQLSFFIEESNKKKAEMPKQEKTHNNQEQSVIEDLKNVNVLDLTPLEAMNELYRLQKGLKQY